Genomic window (Theileria annulata chromosome 4, complete sequence, *** SEQUENCING IN PROGRESS ***):
TTCTAATCGTAATGTAatatatgaaatatataattaccGTGTTGCGAGAATACTTTGGATTTATACCACTCAAGCATATTTGTCCATAGAACTATACCAGAATCTACATCCATGCTTGATATAGCGTCTTGTAGCATATCAGGGATACctataataatagaatttatattaattaatttaaccTAGAAGTGCTAAAAGCCTTGATAATGATTTTACTGGAATGTACTTGTTATCCTCCGCGTCCAACTTACTCCATTCCTCAACCAGAGACTAAAAcagaatttaaaaattattaatagtacCTGTTCAATCATTTCAAGTCTAGAAAAGAAGCATGCAGTACCGTCAAGCCCAAATAGTACAGTATAGTGGTTAGAACTGCATACTACCCAGATTGGAACCATGggatttttataaaatgagCCAACTTTATACAGTCTCATTGCTTCCAAATCTGTTAGGAATCCAAGAGTATTTTGAGATGTTATGCCCTTTAGTACCACAGACTGAGATGAGTCTCCTTCAAAAAGTTTATCGCCATTAAATACGTTAGATACTGCCCTTCCgtgtaaaaataaattcacCAACTCctaaatcattttaaacttaatcttataacttaaataatatttagatAATGTTTAGTAATTGTAAACCTGTGAACAGTGTCCAAATGAGGTAAGAAGTGGTTGTGTGGGATCATCCATATCTTCTTTAACCttgaaaatgttaaattttaatgcCTTACTTTTTCCAGTGTCCTGGTACTAATTACTGATAAGACTAGAGAAACAACTCCCAGTGGCCCAGTTAGTTTCTCAAAGTTCCTTACCAAGTAATTGGCGACGGAATTgatattatcaaatgaCCTTAAAGTGCATGAATTCTCAGAAATTAAATGCGCCAGAGCATCAGCATTTTCCTAAAATCTCAAGTTTAAGATGAAAATACCTTCAAATcttcaaataatattactttATATGACGAGTTCTCAGTTGAGTTATATAGTACATTGCAGCATGATTCAACCAGAGGTATGATATACAGAAATTctaaaaacaataaatacactaaatttactaataaattaaaaggTTCAAGAGAAATATATAGTAAAAAAATAGCAAACCTTTGGGGAAATCTGGAAATCTCATAGTAATGTAATTGAAGAACAAATCAGTGAATAGAATTAATGcctcatcttcatctttgGACTGTAGTAGGAACGAAAAGTCTGCGAAAATGGAATGGTTGAAGAGTAGGCTTCTGAGCATGAAGCTTTGAATTGAAGCTAAAACTCCGCAACAGCCATTATTCATTTGAGTAAGTCCCCAAAATAGAACACTGTTTGGGTCATTTACAAATCCTTGGTTACAcctataaattaattgttaaCTTATTAAGTAACCAGGCTCTAATTTCATGGTCTAAAATCAACCGACATGAGTCTTTACCAAACAAAAGACTTGAAAGGTCAGATAAAACAACACTTGAAATAACATCTGCACTGCTCGTATTAGGAGCCTCTGATGTGCTGAAATCGCCCTGGGATGTAGTTCTTGGAAATCGGGATGAAACGGCGGAATCATTTATTgagtttatatattctttaaaatagaataataCGATATCAAGTATTTGAGTAGGGTCAAAAGTATCATCTGGCCCCTTAGAGGTGacatttgataaaaaatacgTTCCTAAAATTCCAATAATCCCAATTCacattaatattctaaattaatattctaaatttCCATGAATATTCTaagataaattaactgTATCAAACCGTCTGGGTTAAAATTCAAGTAATGGGAGCCTGAATTATCCACTCTATCATCAACTCCTTCTAAACAAcaatatttacattttaataataataatatatagttTTTGGAGGAAGGTGGAACCTCTGTAATCTTGAAGTGACTGTTTAATGGCTTCATTTAGATCTTCGTCAAAATTAGAATCTTTGTCGTAGGAGTTTGAGTCattatattcataaatATCATCCATTGATGAATAAATACACggtattaatattcttgAACATGTTATTAACTAAAATGgattttttttaatatatatatccTAGTttaagatttaaaattaatgtgttGGTGTAGTTAGAACATTTAAGTTTGTGCGCATTGAAATTGGGTCAATCACTagtttacacatttcaattaaaattgaatacagtatttaaaactaaatttCTTTATAGCTTAACTTATTTACAAGGCCGGAGGCTGTGGTATATATGATATCCTTTGAACTAGTCCACTTTGTACATGTCCCTCTATCATATTCCTCTTCATTCTTACATTTAACCTAAAAAATCTCATTAATACccatattaatactatatattaataatattaataattactTACTGTTTGGAGTGGGAATTTTGGTGATCTGACGTCTAGAAGAATAACGCTTCCGTCCAGAGAAATGGATGATATAAGATTATTTGTTGGATTCCATGAAACATCACTGACTAGGCGCTCAAAATTCTTTGATTGTGACACTTTGGTAAAGTTATAAGATTCCTGTCCGGAATTCAGCTTGACCTCAGTATTATCAGAGTTCAAGTCCCAAATTGAAAGACTCCCCAAATTATTACCAGTACAAACCATGGTTCCATTTGGTGATATATCGAAACAAGTTATGGGCTATAATTGAATAAGTGGATTGAACTTACATTTCCAGTGTTATTAGAAGAAACTAAACTCCGTTTCTCAATATCCCAAACACATAATTTCCCATCAATTGAAGAGGATAGcaatttttcatttttaccGGGAAAGTATTTCAATTTCTAAACAATCGTGTGGTAATTATACCTACTGTTATGGTCTTTGTGTGATGTTCTAGGGATCCAAGCTGCGATAATGTACTCGTCTCATCTAATGGTCtaagaattaattaatttggGTAAATTACCGTTTTCTAGACTTTGAATCCATTAATTCCTCATCTAACATTTCCACCTATTCAATTAGTTTACAcaatttacaatattttaatattatagatGTGAAATTTTAGTTACATTTTGATATAgtgtaataattttatcgTATCCTCCAGATGCTATAACTTTACAAGTATCATCAACTGTTACTGAGGTTACAGTATCAGAtaatctataaattttttaaataacatAGTGTACTTGTTATTAGAAGCCACTAGTGTATTGAATGGACTTTGGACCCTGGAATTAACATAGTATACCTCAACAAGACCATTGAAAGTACCACAAACAATCTCATAAACTTGTGGATCTGCCCTATTAACTTGTTACAATATTTAAGTATACTTAGTAGTAATGTGAATTGATGATTTTGAAGACtcatttgaaaaattaaacacCTTTTCCATTGTTTCCGATTTGTATAATGAAACTGTTCCATTGTAACAACACACAGCTGAAATGTCTAAAAACTATTTCAAAACACTAAAATACCTGAACAAACGTCATGTGAAAGACCAGAAATCCAATCATTCAGGTTATCAACATTATTCTCAGATGGCTCACTTATAGTCAAAACATATAATACTTCAATTATAGTTTCAGATTGAATATTCTGTTCTTCCAAAAccctaaaaattaattatatacattcTTATAAATGTTGTTGGTATGAAATTACTCTGAAATTGTGGTTCGGAGCCGattattgttaattataATGTCAAAAGAAACATGGTTTTCCAAGTTTAGAAGCTCATTTATCATCTATAACATCAGTCAATATATGAGTTTATAGCTAATTTACCTTTGATAGAGAATTTCTATCCATACTTGTGGATATAAGAAAATTGTTATCCTCAAGATCATATTTTTCGTCAGATCCGTTGACAAATTTGGCATAGATTTCTTCAACTGTCATTTTTTATGTTAAATGTGAAGaattaagtaattttaggcatttataaatgatattaaagGAATCTAGTCGGTGTAGATTCTATGattaaattagtataaaaatattctttttaCAAACCAAACTACAATAAActgaaattataatattgaaacAAAATTTGtgtaatgaaattttttatttttattttgaaattatgGATATTTTAGTCAAATGTGTATGGggaaatataattaaatttctatactaaaacat
Coding sequences:
- a CDS encoding uncharacterized protein (Tap579b07.q1c.cand.45 - score = 97.78), translating into MDDIYEYNDSNSYDKDSNFDEDLNEAIKQSLQDYREGVDDRVDNSGSHYLNFNPDGTYFLSNVTSKGPDDTFDPTQILDIVLFYFKEYINSINDSAVSSRFPRTTSQGDFSTSEAPNTSSADVISSVVLSDLSSLLFGKDSCRLILDHEIRAWCNQGFVNDPNSVLFWGLTQMNNGCCGVLASIQSFMLRSLLFNHSIFADFSFLLQSKDEDEALILFTDLFFNYITMRFPDFPKEFLYIIPLVESCCNVLYNSTENSSYKVILFEDLKENADALAHLISENSCTLRSFDNINSVANYLVRNFEKLTGPLGVVSLVLSVISTRTLEKVKEDMDDPTQPLLTSFGHCSQELVNLFLHGRAVSNVFNGDKLFEGDSSQSVVLKGITSQNTLGFLTDLEAMRLYKVGSFYKNPMVPIWVVCSSNHYTVLFGLDGTACFFSRLEMIEQSLVEEWSKLDAEDNKYIPVKSLSRLLALLGIPDMLQDAISSMDVDSGIVLWTNMLEWYKSKVFSQHESQGEDLTTLTLFHYNGKEHKDPLQKVSIVKNFEFNPEIGLISPEIDATIVGSCPDEDKQTAKVVWTRWPKTSVKCSPIKTRN
- a CDS encoding microtubule-associated protein (YTM1 homologue), putative (Tap579b07.q1c.cand.45 - score = 97.78;~SMART 4 WD40 (SM00320) at aa 178-221, E()=8.59e-01; 245-285, E()=1.78e-05; 288-326, E()=5.15e-02; 344-383, E()=2.77e-01) — translated: MTVEEIYAKFVNGSDEKYDLEDNNFLISTSMDRNSLSKMINELLNLENHVSFDIIINNNRLRTTISEVLEEQNIQSETIIEVLYVLTISEPSENNVDNLNDWISGLSHDVCSDISAVCCYNGTVSLYKSETMEKVFNFSNESSKSSIHITTKADPQVYEIVCGTFNGLVEVYYVNSRVQSPFNTLVASNNKLSDTVTSVTVDDTCKVIASGGYDKIITLYQNVEMLDEELMDSKSRKRPLDETSTLSQLGSLEHHTKTITKLKYFPGKNEKLLSSSIDGKLCVWDIEKRSLVSSNNTGNPITCFDISPNGTMVCTGNNLGSLSIWDLNSDNTEVKLNSGQESYNFTKVSQSKNFERLVSDVSWNPTNNLISSISLDGSVILLDVRSPKFPLQTVKCKNEEEYDRGTCTKWTSSKDIIYTTASGLVNKLSYKEI